A stretch of Lactiplantibacillus brownii DNA encodes these proteins:
- a CDS encoding pentapeptide repeat-containing protein, translating to MQTPRINPTTLQPTAFQTIYDDEDQLLNNALIADQQVTAQTSEHPIIEQCQFENTIFTHNQFFRVEVTDVIFKNCDLSNCQFEKSSWYRVHFINCKLVGTTFDQSFFKDILFEACNLNLANLNEMKLTGVTFKASRLTEINCMETSLKTTHLTDCALDNADFTNTPLNKSDLRSCQFKALRVQPVDLRGCRVNAEQALYFANQFLALRID from the coding sequence ATGCAAACCCCAAGAATAAACCCGACAACCTTACAACCAACTGCCTTTCAGACCATTTACGATGATGAGGATCAGTTACTCAACAACGCCCTGATTGCCGATCAACAAGTTACTGCTCAAACGAGTGAACATCCTATTATTGAACAATGCCAGTTTGAGAACACGATTTTTACCCACAATCAGTTTTTTCGCGTTGAGGTGACCGATGTTATTTTCAAAAATTGTGACCTCTCGAATTGTCAGTTTGAAAAATCAAGCTGGTATCGGGTGCATTTTATTAATTGCAAATTAGTTGGAACAACCTTTGATCAGAGCTTCTTTAAAGACATTCTATTTGAAGCCTGCAACTTAAATCTAGCCAATCTCAATGAAATGAAGCTGACGGGTGTGACGTTTAAAGCTAGCCGACTGACAGAAATCAACTGCATGGAAACTAGTCTTAAAACAACTCACCTGACAGACTGTGCCTTAGATAATGCCGATTTCACCAATACACCACTAAACAAAAGTGACCTTCGCAGTTGCCAATTCAAAGCACTGCGCGTTCAACCCGTTGACTTGCGTGGCTGTCGTGTCAACGCTGAGCAGGCCTTATACTTTGCAAACCAATTTTTAGCCTTGCGCATTGACTAA
- a CDS encoding PFL family protein, whose product MESKSILETIQMVAEENLDIRTITMGISLFDCIDSDGKRARQKIYDKITTSARDLVTVADQIQSEYGIPIVNKRIAVTPIAMVAAASADHDYVAYAKTLDQAAAAIGIDLIGGFSALVQKGCQSGDDKLIASIPEALASTKRVCSSVNVGSTRAGINLDAVGRMGHIIKELAATDPVNCMSLVVFANAVDDNPFMAGAFHGVGEADRVINVGISGPGVVKRALEAVRGQTIDVVSEQIKKTAFKVTRMGQFVGTIAAERLGVPFGIVDLSLAPTPNEGDSVAEILEEIGLESVGAPGTTAALALLNDAVKKGGVMACEHVGGLSGAFIPVSEDAEMIRAVSTGRLNIEKLEAMTAVCSVGLDMIAVPGTTTAATISGLIADEAAIGMINNKTTAVRVIPAVGKDVGDSVEFGGLFGRAPVMAINPSQPTTFIQRGGHIPAPIHSFKN is encoded by the coding sequence ATGGAAAGCAAATCAATTTTAGAAACGATTCAGATGGTGGCCGAAGAAAATTTGGACATTCGGACGATTACGATGGGAATTTCATTATTCGATTGTATCGACAGTGACGGTAAGCGGGCGCGGCAAAAAATTTATGACAAGATTACGACTAGTGCGCGTGATTTAGTCACCGTTGCTGACCAAATTCAAAGTGAGTATGGAATCCCAATTGTGAATAAGCGGATCGCGGTCACGCCGATTGCCATGGTTGCCGCGGCCAGTGCTGATCATGATTACGTGGCCTATGCTAAAACTTTAGATCAGGCTGCGGCCGCAATTGGGATTGATTTAATTGGCGGTTTTTCCGCGCTAGTTCAAAAGGGCTGCCAATCCGGTGATGACAAGTTGATCGCGTCTATTCCAGAAGCATTGGCGAGCACGAAGCGGGTCTGCAGTTCGGTCAATGTTGGTTCGACGCGTGCAGGCATTAATTTGGACGCGGTCGGTCGCATGGGACATATTATCAAGGAATTGGCTGCGACGGACCCCGTCAATTGCATGAGTTTGGTCGTGTTTGCGAATGCGGTGGATGATAATCCGTTTATGGCGGGAGCCTTCCACGGTGTCGGTGAAGCTGACCGTGTGATTAATGTCGGAATCAGTGGTCCGGGTGTGGTTAAACGGGCCTTAGAAGCGGTTCGTGGTCAAACGATTGATGTCGTTTCAGAGCAGATTAAGAAGACCGCTTTCAAAGTGACGCGCATGGGACAATTTGTGGGCACGATTGCGGCCGAACGATTAGGCGTCCCCTTTGGGATTGTCGATTTGTCGTTAGCGCCGACGCCCAATGAGGGGGATTCTGTCGCAGAAATCTTGGAAGAGATTGGCCTTGAAAGTGTGGGTGCACCAGGGACGACCGCGGCATTAGCTTTACTCAATGATGCCGTGAAAAAAGGTGGCGTCATGGCTTGTGAGCATGTAGGTGGTTTGTCTGGGGCCTTTATTCCAGTTTCTGAAGATGCCGAGATGATCCGGGCCGTCAGTACGGGTCGGCTGAATATTGAAAAACTTGAAGCGATGACGGCGGTTTGCTCGGTTGGGTTGGACATGATTGCCGTGCCTGGTACAACGACTGCCGCAACCATCAGTGGGTTAATTGCGGATGAGGCGGCTATTGGCATGATTAATAATAAAACGACCGCGGTCCGCGTGATCCCTGCCGTTGGCAAAGACGTTGGTGATTCGGTTGAGTTTGGCGGTTTATTCGGACGAGCGCCTGTCATGGCGATTAATCCCAGTCAACCAACGACCTTTATTCAACGCGGTGGGCATATTCCCGCACCGATTCATTCTTTTAAAAATTAA
- a CDS encoding ACT domain-containing protein, protein MKAIITVVGQDQVGIVATVANELAELNINIIDISQTLMAQNFTMMLAGEWDDHALNFATAQTALTALATKTGLTIHIQRQAVFDAIQKL, encoded by the coding sequence AAGCAATTATTACAGTGGTAGGGCAGGATCAAGTTGGGATTGTTGCGACTGTTGCTAACGAATTAGCTGAATTGAACATCAATATTATCGATATTTCACAAACGTTGATGGCGCAAAATTTCACCATGATGTTGGCTGGCGAATGGGACGATCACGCCTTGAATTTTGCGACGGCGCAAACGGCTCTGACTGCGTTGGCAACCAAAACAGGCTTGACGATCCATATTCAACGGCAGGCGGTTTTTGACGCCATCCAGAAATTGTAG